TAACTCTACCCATGCACACAGGTCTAAGGCCAGACTCAGCAGAGCTGCTCAGGGTTGTGTTTACAATAGAAGCTTACAGTAAGCATGGGCCATATCAATCAAAACTTGTTTAGGCTTTTAGGCAAATATAATGTAAACAAATATTAAATTGCATGTTACTTGTATGGCTACCTGAGGTGTAAAACGTATTTTTTCCCCCCCATTGGTAAACCTTTCCTCAGAACGCAATAGCCAAAACGTGAATTAGGATAGGACTAGGCTACTCACCTACTGTATCTGCTCTtgtttgagatttttttttttccagGTGTAGGCTATGGTCCGGAGAAATACTGTCCCTTTCTTTTTCTTCTGATAAAGGGTGGTCAAACTATTTATCGGACTCCATTGATGTCGATGTGTAGCCTATTCGTGGCCCTATTGGCGACAGCGAGAAGCAGAGATGTTCAACTGATAGCAGAAACGATCTGTAGAGTATGAGGATGATCTAATGTCTGTTTTCTAGCCAGCTTTCAGCACGTCACGCAACTCACAGATCGTAGATTGGCCTAATCGTCTACTGAGACGTTCCTGAGCTTGAAAATGTGACGTCACTACCTACAGTGCCAACATTCAGCACTTGGACAGTTCCCCACAAGTTATCTGTCTGTCCATGCGACTATTTCTTCTATGCCTGATTGGCTATATTGTTGGCAACTGTATTCAGGGGCAAGAAGTGTTATTCATAAACATCTACTGACAATGCAAATAACTAATTATTTGAAACCACAACAAACAATTAAATTAAACCAAATTGTAAGACTGTACAATTATTCCTTTGTTTTTATTAGGCTATCTGCTTTTACTTGAGTGTTTTTAAATGTGTGTTCTCTGGTAAATAACATATTTAGATATATGGAATTGTGATATAGCCTATATATCTGCAATTGTTACAACTGAAGAGCAGGTTAGGGATCCTGTCAGCAGCGCATACAGCGATCCCTCTCGGGTTAACGAGGAGTGCAGTTGATAATAAAATAATCTATAATTGTGTCTAAATTATATAGATTGATCTCATTTTATGTGTTAGGGTACAGATAGCCTTCACAATACTAGCTTAATGATTTGATAATAGTCTAATTCGATCTCAATTATagcataacgtgtgtgtgtgtgtgtgtgtgtgtgtgtgtgtgtgtgtgtgtgtgtgtgtgtgtgtgtgtgtgtgtgtgtgtgtgtgtgtgtgtgtgtgtgtgtgtttgtttgtttgtgcgtGCCCGCGCGGGGGTGGAGCTGACAATCATAGAATGAGGTTGCCTATTCCTCCGCTGACTTTCCCACATCCAGAGCCTGGCAGGTTGGGCATTGACAAAGCGTTCCGCTGGAAGGCTACATGCAGACAACTTTCCCTGACAAATTGCTGCAGCAAACAACAAACCAACCAACGAAACAGTTCGCAATGTTATTGAATGGATTAGTTGTTTTTCAAACGCGAACATTGAGGGAAGGGAACTGTTTTCAGATGTGAGTTTTCGTGCGCTTTTCTTGTGTATGTGCATCTAGGGTCGAAAGTGGACATACGTGACTGACTTTAGGAAGTCACTCACCATGGCTTATCCTCAAGGCTTTCTCTTCCAACCGTCGGTGTCTCTAGCTCTCCATTCCTGTCCCCCGTTCAGTTCCAGTGTGATTTTAGGAGGACCAAGGACTGAGGAACTGGGCCGGTCGTCTTCAGGCTCAGCCTTCGCCCCATACGCGGGATCACCGGCATTCAATGGTTCATCCCCTGGCTTCAATTCTCACCTCCAGTATAGCGCAGAGCAGACGGCGGCACTGAACTCATTTGTGGTGAGTGAATACTGTACAGTTTAACAATTACACACTGTTCGATTTCGGAATAGTTATtgggggaaaaaatgcatttcGTTTCTTTGAAAAGGCCTATTTGTATCCAGATTTTGTAACGAGTAAGCTGAAGTATAGCTTTCTGATAGAGGTCACATAAACCATGTATAAAAGTTAAGTAATTTATAATAAGAGCTTATGCAATGATTAGTCACAATTATTTGCAAAACtttgcaaaataaaaaaaattgtgtcCAATATTGTATCTGTCATACGTTGTATAGCGTATGTATAGGCCTataatgtaaatacatttttgtcCAATATTGTATCTGTCATACGTTGTATAGCGTATGTATAGGCCTATaatgtaaatacattttgaactcTAAATATGATCAAAACATTTGGAAATTGAAGGTCTAGAAATTATTAATGTCCACCTTTAAGCTTTTCAGTCTTGTGAGGTCAAACTATTCAGAGAAATTCGTATCTATTGACTTTCTATTGACTTTCTAGGGTTCCGCGTACGACCCCTCAGCGGGTATCGCTGGCTCTTTAGAGTATCACCCGTTCGGTGTTGCATTGGGCTATCCATATGGAGACCCTGCATACAGGAAAAATGCTACAAGAGATGCGACTGCCACTCTCAAAGCGTGGCTCAATGAACACCGTAAAAACCCCTACCCAACCAAGGGTGAGAAGATCATGCTGGCCATCATTACTAAGATGACCCTTACCCAGGTGTCCACCTGGTTCGCTAACGCCAGACGGCGGTTGAAGAAAGAGAATAAAATGACGTGGACCCCGAGGAATAGAAGTGAGGATGAGGAAGAAGATGACAACATTGACCTGGAGAAGAATGACGACGACGAAGAGCCACTTAAGCCCACGGCAGAAATTGGGTCGAAAAATGTAGCAGGTGAGTTTAAGTCACTTTTAAAAAATATAGGTTTCCATGCTGCAGTAGGTCTAAAATATAGATTTTTTCCAGGCATTTCATTAGTTTCAAAAGTATTGGCCAATATTTATGCAATTCACTGGATAGACTTAAACATGTTGTTGCTTTCGTTAGACCTTGACAGGGTGATTAGGCCTAATCCTTGGAACGCTTTGGTCTAATTTATTATATCTTCTTGCAGTTGGGCAGCATCCAAATCCAGTGGGAATCCCCTGTGAGAAATACAAAGAGGACAATTGCGGCAATGACATGGAACCTGTCTTAATTGATCCGAATGTAAAGGACCACGGGGACAGGAGAGTGCCCGAGATGCCACGGCCCACCACCGCAGCATCTCCCCAAAACGCGGACCTTGGAGTGGAAAGGGATTCAGACTCGGCAGCCTCGGAAAGTCCACCGAGGCGTAATGACTCAGGCAACTCCAGCAATGCCACATCAGTGATTCACTCGGCTCTTCCGGCCCCGAAACCAAAACTGTGGTCGCTCGCGGAGATTGCAACTTCTTCGGATAAATGTAAAGGATGTAGTGATGCCTCTCAGACCGTGCCCAGACAATTACGTACAGAGATTCCGGGCGGTAGGCCTATGTCATCTCCATTGCGAGACGCTCCTCAGAATCTTTTCCCTCACAGTGCAGCCCTATCCAGACATGTCTATTATACGTCTCCCTTTTTCCAGGGTTACTCGAACTATCATGGCACTTTTGGACACCTGCAGAGTCCCGGATCCAACGTGGGGCCAGCGACACATTTAAATGGATTACATCAAACTATGTTACACAGAGCCGAGGCTCTGGCAAGAGACAGCCAAGCCAGGAGCCAAACACAGATAGATATTTGTAAAGACTTGAGATATGAAATTAAGAAAGGTATGACACATGTCTAGTAGCCTGTGTGACATTTGGTAAGCTATAGGCTCTATATAGACATTTATTTATTGTCCAACTGGGAAAATAAACGATATTTTCAGTGGGGGAAAAACGTATTGGGATGCAAATGAAACATTGACAATGACTATTCTTGGGAGTCCCTAAAAAGGCAACAAACAATTATTTAGGAATGTGAATATTCAATTATTACATATCGAATTTTTTTAAAGGATAATGTGGAGAAAAAAAGTGGATTCCTTTGTCAAACCACGTGGTGAATAATTATTAATTAAAGAAGACTAGTTTTATTGTAGTCTTTTTTAGAAGAAAAGTGTGTTACTTTGTCATTTCTATTGACTTTGGTTAATTTCGTGTTGCATGGCTGCAATAGTTGACGTGTGCTTTGTCAAATAATCACAGCCATGTGAAGCGCACAACTCCACACAGAAAGTTGCCAATGCCGGCAAAAGTATTGGATtactggatttaaaaaaaaactatccATCATTGCATTGACTGCATTATCAAAGCACCATTCCAATACGCAATATGTCCTGTATTGCAATAAGTAGGCTATACATTATTCTCCAAATTCCCTCTGCATGTAGTCTAGATTTTAGTAGCCATTACTTGAAGCAACTGTGGAAAATGTAATCCTTATATCAGAAATGCTCTagtctgttttttatttatttttaatttgagCAGAGAGGAAATTACATTTGATCAAACCACAAAATATTCCACAGTAACCAGGCATATATCTGGGTTTTTAAAATATCAACACTTACGAAGCTTACATTTTCCGAGGCCATCTTCAAGGAATTAAGTGTGTAAATTCGAATTTTTCCTGAAGGAGGGGATTTCTCTTAATCATGGAATTGCAAGAGCCAAACAGTAAcaaaacatgcagagaaaggtGAGGAAAAACGCGCCACTGTGTACTAAACTCTGTGTAGGCCTACTAAATTCACAATGACTTAAAAGGCTATGTAATCTCTAAAGTAGATAAAGCAATAACATGTTTTCTATGTTAGTGATTTTTTCGTTGCTTTCTGCATAGGCTATATTTTGCTCAAAAGCCACTTGGCATACAAGTCCTTTTCGAAGCTGATAACTAACAGAGAAAGTGTGAATAAATGACATCATAAACACGTTTGTCTATGGATGTTTAAAGATTTATCGAGATGTTCTAGGCCTATAGTCAGCTCAAAGACACACCATGATCTTATGCAAACCTTTAATAGAttatataaaaataaacatttggaCAATTTACATTTTCAGTAAGCTACTTAATCTTTGTATTTGTATGCACATCTCTGGTGTTGGTTTCAGTAAAAACTCAGGCTACACAAAGGCCATAAGAAGAATACATGGTATCCTTTTAAACGTTAAACTCAAATTGATAGTATATGGATCATTTTATCACGATGGCAAAATATGACAATTTCGTTTTTGAATAGTGCAGAATATCTACCCATTTAGTTTTATAGAATTACTTCAAGGTCCCAGATACACAAATGGCAGCCCATGGGGCCAAGTCCAGTCTACCACAATGTCTAAAAAAGGAGTTTAAATATGATAAATAACAGCAAAAAACAAAGGCTTATAAATCCTCAAATAATCAAGTCGTAATTGATGGATGAGTATTATTACGCCTGGCTAGTGGCTATGACATGTTAATATTGCTAAATTGGTCCATATAACGCATTCAAACGATTGGCCCATGACCACTTCTTTAAAGAAAATGATCCGTTTCATAAAATCTAAAAAGAGTCCATCTGTGTAGTAACTCGATCACACCAGAGATATACCCTCAGAACTTATTTAAGAGCGGTCCTCTGTGTAAATTGGCCAAAGTTGCATTCAATAGATAACTGCAAATGTTAACATTTTAGTTTAAGTAATCGTTTGATTGACTTTAGGGCCCATATGTCTCTCTTTCCCAACTGTGTTGTGCATCGAAGCTAAACACCACCAGACATCCGACACTGTTGGGACATGTCTCTCAACCAGTGTGGGGTCCACTCTGCATGGGATAACCCCTAAGAATGACAGATGTTAGGATCTGATGTCTCCTAACCCCCCTGCCATGCAGTACCTTCACCatcttctctccacctcctcaccTTCTCCCCGCTCCTCTCCCTCTAGGACCTCTATAGAAACATCTGTTCTCAGAGTTGGTCTTTCAGAGGTAGAACGCCAGGGTGAACGGCCCAGTCTCTGAGGGCAGAGGTAATGTTCTGCCTCAAAAACAAGCTGTCTCTCCCCCACATCATCCCATGCAGTACCTTTCATATGAAAATAATAGAAACAAGCCATTTGCAAGTCTTGCATTTCAATAGCACTTTTCCCAATGTTTTAAAGTGCTTTACACATAATGACTTCATGTGTCATCCTCATTTTACATATAACTTCATGTGGTGTTCAGAGCAGGGGGGCTACCCTCCTGCAAAACAAATTCCATCCCTTTTACCTCAGGACCTCgattagctgaatcaggtgtgttagagtTAAggttggaacaaaagcctgcacgccCCCTAGCTTTCTAGGAGGGTAGACACAACAGACTGAGGCAGACGTGTAGAATAGATTCATGTAACCATAACTTTGCCTGGAGGGCCCTCTTGTGCGAGTACAAATACACAGCAACCACAGAGACACCCAATCAAAAACCACTGCCTACATTCCCTACCGAATGTGGGCTAGGCGAAGTAACTGCAGACGAGAAGCATTTTGTAGCATGCAATATCGCTGccccaaaatgtttttcatttgtttatgttctcctaaaaaaaaaaaaaggtcaaaCAAATGTCAACGCTTGACGTTTTTTCAACAAAGGCTTGGCTGATGTAGCATGAGACCAGGTAGAAAATCCTAGATAAGTTTTCACAATATTTTATACACTTTCCTCCAGTGTTGCCATACTGAGCTCGTGATAGTGTGTGTCGTTTCCAGGTGGTGCTGTTCGCTTAGAGTCATACCTCCGGTGACCCTCACTGTTGAATGTCACACAGCAGGACATGCCTTCCATGGGTTTGGCTGTTGGCATTCTGTCAGGTACATCTGTTTCACTGTAACTCTGTTTTTCCACCCTCACGTTTGGGAATTACCTTAAAGCAGAGACGAAAAGGCAAAGCAATAAACTAGTCAAACTCTAATATCTTTGACACAGCTCTGAGTTTGTGTTGATCAAGCCCTTCCCGTCACTCGGTTTGGTATAAAGCTAAAAGATGGGTCTGGTAAATTGTAACCACACTCATGGACAGAGAATACAAGgactgacattgactgaccaTGAGTCTGTGGAAGACACCTTGCACTCTTAACTGTCCCCTGCTGCGAGCCGGGAGGCTGAAGCTTGTAATGGCACCTGCCTTGAAGTACTGAACCTCCTACCTCCCTTACATCCCCTAAGCAGACGGCCACGGAGTACGCTTCACCTGTTTCAGTCAGGACCACGCAAAGAGAACGCCCAGGGTCTGCCTGGATGCCATGAACACCATGGCACTCCACACTCGTGCCAAGTTGACAGTGTCATACATGAACTGTCAGCGCAATATGGACTCCCTGGTGCCACAGCAGAAAGCAACATTCTTAGACAGAGGCTCGGCTGTTGTCTCTGGTTGCTACTAACTCCTCTGGTAGCACCTAGGGCCCCGCTATTGGATCGCCCGTGGCGGAAGGCAACACAAATTGTAGGGTAAACACCGCCATCTAGTGGTGGATACCATTACATTAAAATGAGTAGAACGAGCGTACTTAAAATTACCACAACAGCGGAAATTCACTTTTGTTCAACTGAAAGACGATGCCCTGAGCTTATCCATGATGGTGTATATTGATTTAAGTCAAAGTCATAgttttagtcaaagtatgatgGGCTATACATGGGAAATCCGAAGTGGGACATTCATGGAAATCTGTGTCAATGCTGTTTCCCTTTTATAGATGACGTGCAAATACTTTTCAGACTACGTTTCATTTCAGGGCTGGGTCTTATTTGAATGTTTACCACCCACCTGCTGCAAAGTTCTTCCTCTTTGTGACTGAGCTGAACTAGAGTAGAAGGTGAAGCCAGACTGGTGACtcggcctaaaaaaaaaatgttcaccCACCAAGTGAAGATTTTTGTAAGGAGGTCGatgagagtgtcgaatttggtcaacaaacaaTTTAATGGCTTATTTACTATTTGATCGAATATACGTTTTGTGATGTTTCGGTTGTTACGAAAGTACAAATATAAGTACACACGAGGCATACCGACAACTTTGAGGAAAACTATTTTATTtaggagttgtgcctgttgtgcACACGATAAC
The Salmo salar chromosome ssa16, Ssal_v3.1, whole genome shotgun sequence DNA segment above includes these coding regions:
- the LOC106573254 gene encoding iroquois-class homeodomain protein IRX-5-like; amino-acid sequence: MAYPQGFLFQPSVSLALHSCPPFSSSVILGGPRTEELGRSSSGSAFAPYAGSPAFNGSSPGFNSHLQYSAEQTAALNSFVGSAYDPSAGIAGSLEYHPFGVALGYPYGDPAYRKNATRDATATLKAWLNEHRKNPYPTKGEKIMLAIITKMTLTQVSTWFANARRRLKKENKMTWTPRNRSEDEEEDDNIDLEKNDDDEEPLKPTAEIGSKNVAVGQHPNPVGIPCEKYKEDNCGNDMEPVLIDPNVKDHGDRRVPEMPRPTTAASPQNADLGVERDSDSAASESPPRRNDSGNSSNATSVIHSALPAPKPKLWSLAEIATSSDKCKGCSDASQTVPRQLRTEIPGGRPMSSPLRDAPQNLFPHSAALSRHVYYTSPFFQGYSNYHGTFGHLQSPGSNVGPATHLNGLHQTMLHRAEALARDSQARSQTQIDICKDLRYEIKKGMTHV